From a region of the Solanum stenotomum isolate F172 chromosome 2, ASM1918654v1, whole genome shotgun sequence genome:
- the LOC125854273 gene encoding putative phospholipid-transporting ATPase 9, which translates to MKTGRRRKLHFSKIYTFKCGRDSFLGDVDHSQIGGPGYSRVVYCNEPSSFEVVIRDYVGNYVSTTKYSSATFLPKSLFEQFRRVANFYFLVIAILSFTSLTPYSPTTAVIPLVIVIGVTMLKEGIEDWQRKQQDIEMNNRKVKVHQENGVFNQTEWKNLRVGDIVKVEKDEFFPADLLLLSSSYEDAVCYVETMNLDGETNLKLKQALEVTSSLHEDSHFKDFKAFVKCEDPNANLYAFVGTMEYGEKQNHLSPQQLLLRDSKLRNTDHIYGAVIFTGHDTKVMQNATDPPSKRSNVERRMDKIIYFLFALLVTMSFVGSVCFGFLTKEDLYDGHKRWYLRPDESNIYYDPNRAFAASVYHFLTAVMLYSYLIPISLYVSIEIVKVLQGMFINQDIHMYHEEMDRPAHARTSNLNEELGQVDTILSDKTGTLTCNSMEFVKCSVAGTAYGRGITDVEKAMAKRNGYPLIEDSAVSPKKSSIKGFNFKDERIMNGSWVHEPHLDVIQKFFRLLAVCHTVIPEVDEETSKISYEAESPDEAAFVVAAKEIGFELVKRTQTSVSVHELDLVSGKKVERLYTVLNVLEFNSARKRMSVIVKDEEGKILLLCKGADSVMFDRLAKSGREFEEITREHVNEYADAGLRTLILAYREITKDEYQVFNEQFLEAKNSVSADRDALIDEATKKIEKELILLGATAVEDKLQQGVPECIDKLAQAGIKIWVLTGDKMETAINIGYACSLLRQGMKQIIINLETPDIIATEKGGDKDAIARTSKESVVRQIIEGKALLTDSKAEAFALIIDGKSLTYALADDTKRLLLDLAIGCASVICCRSSPKQKALVTRLVKFGTGKTTLAIGDGANDVGMLQEADIGIGISGVEGMQAVMSSDVAIAQFRFLERLLLVHGHWCYRRISSMICYFFYKNVAFGFTLFLYETYASFSAQLAYNDWFLSLYNVFFTSLPVIALGVFDQDVSARYCLKFPILYQEGIQNVLFSWRRIIGWILNGVCSAAIIFFICITALDPQAFNKDGKTGDYGIVGATMYTCVVWVVNCQMALAVSYFTLIQHIFIWGGIALWYIFLLIYGAMPTTLSTNAYQVFVEALVPSPLYWLVTLLVVVSALAPYFTYEAIQFRFFPMYHGMIQWIRYEGNSNDPEFCNDVRQRSIRLTTVGFTARLIARSNSSLKRHEWYSRMIFD; encoded by the exons atgaagacaGGTAGAAGGAGGAAATTACATTTTAGCAAGATCTACACATTTAAATGTGGGAGAGATTCATTTTTAGGTGATGTTGATCATTCACAAATTGGAGGTCCAGGATATTCAAGAGTTGTTTATTGTAATGAACCAAGTAGTTTTGAGGTTGTAATTAGAGATTATGTTGGAAATTATGTAAGTACTACAAAGTATAGTTCTGCAACTTTCTTGCCAAAGTCCTTATTTGAGCAGTTTAGAAGAGTGGCTAACTTTTACTTTCTTGTAATTGCTATATTGTCCTTCACATCACTTACTCCTTATTCTCCTACCACTGCTGTTATTCCTCTTGTTATTGTTATTGGAGTCACCATGTTGAAAGAAGGTATTGAGGATTGGCAGAGAAAACAACAG GATATTGAGATGAATAATAGGAAGGTTAAAGTACATCAAGAAAATGGAGTTTTTAACCAAACAGAATGGAAAAACTTGAGAGTTGGTGACATTGTTAAGGTGGAGAAGGATGAGTTCTTCCCGGCAGACTTACTGTTGCTTTCGTCTAGTTATGAAGATGCAGTGTGTTATGTTGAAACCATGAATCTTGATGGGGAGACTAATTTGAAGCTTAAACAGGCATTGGAGGTGACTTCATCGTTGCACGAAGATTCCCATTTCAAAGACTTTAAGGCTTTTGTTAAATGTGAAGATCCTAATGCTAATTTATATGCTTTTGTTGGAACTATGGAATATGGAGAAAAGCAGAATCATCTTTCTCCCCAGCAATTACTTCTCAGAGACTCTAAATTGCGGAACACAGATCACATATATGGGGCTGTTATCTTTACTGGTCACGATACAAAGGTCATGCAGAATGCTACTGATCCACCTTCGAAAAGAAGCAATGTTGAGAGGAGAATGGATAAGATCATTTACTTCTTATTTGCACTTTTGGTCACTATGTCCTTTGTTGGATCAGTCTGCTTTGGATTTCTGACTAAAGAGGACTTATATGATGGACATAAGAGGTGGTATCTACGGCCTGATGAATCGAACATATATTATGATCCCAATAGAGCTTTTGCTGCTTCTGTTTACCATTTTCTGACAGCCGTGATGTTGTATAGCTACTTGATTCCGATATCCTTGTATGTGTCAATAGAGATTGTTAAAGTTCTTCAGGGTATGTTCATTAATCAGgacattcatatgtatcatgAAGAAATGGATAGACCAGCTCATGCCCGCACCTCAAATTTAAATGAGGAACTTGGTCAGGTTGACACAATACTTTCAGACAAAACTGGTACCTTAACTTGTAACTCAATGGAGTTTGTCAAGTGTTCAGTAGCTGGAACGGCTTATGGACGTGGTATTACAGATGTCGAGAAGGCTATGGCTAAAAGAAATGGTTATCCACTGATTGAGGATTCTGCTGTTAGTCCAAAGAAGTCCTCAATAAAAGGCTTCAACTTTAAAGACGAGCGAATCATGAATGGGAGTTGGGTGCATGAGCCTCATTTAGATGTTATACAGAAGTTTTTCCGTTTATTAGCTGTTTGTCATACAGTCATACCAGAAGTGGATGAAGAAACAAGTAAGATATCATATGAAGCTGAATCTCCAGATGAGGCGGCCTTTGTAGTTGCAGCTAAAGAAATTGGCTTTGAATTAGTTAAAAGGACACAAACAAGTGTGTCAGTGCATGAGTTGGATCTGGTATCTGGCAAGAAAGTCGAGAG GTTATATACAGTTTTGAATGTGTTGGAGTTTAATAGTGCAAGAAAAAGGATGTCTGTAATAGTAAAAGATGAGGAGGGAAAGATACTGCTACTCTGCAAAGGTGCTGATAG TGTCATGTTTGATAGGCTCGCGAAAAGTGGAAGAGAATTTGAAGAGATAACAAGGGAACATGTAAATGAGTATGCTGATGCAGGCTTGAGGACCTTGATACTGGCTTATCGAGAAATCACCAAGGACGAATACCAAGTGTTCAATGAGCAGTTTTTAGAGGCCAAGAATTCAGTCAGTGCAGACCGTGATGCATTGATTGATGAAGCAACTAAAAAGATTGAAAAGGAGTTGATTCTACTCGGCGCTACTGCTGTTGAAGACAAACTCCAACAAGGG GTTCCTGAATGCATTGACAAACTTGCACAAGCTGGTATCAAGATATGGGTTTTGACCGGGGATAAGATGGAAACAGCCATTAATATCGG TTATGCCTGTAGTTTGCTTAGACAAGGAATGAAGCAAATTATCATAAACTTGGAAACGCCTGATATTATAGCAACCGAGAAAGGAGGAGACAAAGATGCTATTGCCAGG ACGTCAAAGGAAAGTGTTGTACGACAAATTATAGAAGGGAAAGCTTTACTTACGGATTCAAAGGCAGAGGCATTTGCTTTGATCATTGATGGGAAATCACTTACATATGCTCTAGCAGATGACACAAAAAGATTGCTTTTAGACCTTGCGATTGGATGTGCCTCTGTTATATGCTGCCGTTCATCACCTAAACAAAAGGCATTG GTAACAAGACTTGTTAAATTTGGGACTGGAAAAACAACTTTAGCCATTGGAGATGGAGCTAATGATGTAGGAATGCTTCAAGAAGCTGATATTGGAATTGGAATCAGTGGCGTTGAAGGAATGCAG GCAGTTATGTCAAGTGATGTTGCAATTGCTCAGTTCCGATTTTTGGAACGCTTGCTTTTAGTGCATGGTCATTGGTGTTACAGAAGGATCTCTTCAATG ATATGCTACTTTTTCTACAAAAACGTTGCATTTGGCTTCACTCTCTTCTTATACGAGACATATGCATCATTTTCTGCACAACTTGCATATAACGATTGGTTTCTGTCGCTTTACAATGTCTTCTTCACATCATTACCAGTGATTGCTTTGGGAGTTTTTGATCAAGATGTATCCGCTCGATATTGTCTTAAG TTTCCTATACTGTATCAAGAAGGTATACAAAACGTCCTTTTCAGCTGGCGTCGTATAATTGGCTGGATATTGAATGGTGTCTGCAGTGCAGCTATTATCTTCTTCATCTGCATAACAGCGCtagatcctcaggccttcaatAAAGATGGTAAAACTGGTGACTACGGTATCGTGGGAGCAACAATGTACACATGTGTTGTTTGGGTTGTTAACTGTCAGATGGCTCTAGCTGTTAGTTATTTCACCTTAATCCAACACATCTTCATCTGGGGTGGAATAGCTCTCTGGTACATCTTCCTTCTAATATACGGAGCCATGCCTACGACACTTTCCACCAACGCATACCAAGTCTTCGTGGAAGCTCTTGTTCCCTCCCCGTTATACTGGTTAGTCACACTGTTAGTAGTTGTTTCAGCTCTAGCCCCTTACTTTACATACGAAGCAATTCAGTTCCGGTTCTTCCCAATGTACCATGGGATGATTCAATGGATAAGGTATGAGGGAAACTCGAATGACCCTGAGTTCTGCAACGACGTGAGGCAGAGGTCAATAAGACTAACAACTGTAGGTTTCACTGCTCGTTTGATAGCAAGATCTAATTCTAGTCTAAAACGACATGAATGGTATTCACGGATGATCTTCGATTAG
- the LOC125854307 gene encoding probable calcium-binding protein CML16, with product MMTTLKSDQLKQLKDIFMRFDLDGDGSLTQLELAALLRSLGLKPGCGDQLHVLLAKIDHNGNGSIEFDELVDAIMPDMNEDILINQDQLMELFQSFDRDGNGYITAAELAGQMSKMGHPLTYRELSNLMQEADTNGDGVISFNEFANILGKSATDFLGLNTVSESVA from the coding sequence ATGATGACAACTCTCAAATCTGATCAACTCAAACAGCTAAAAGACATATTCATGCGTTTCGACCTCGACGGCGACGGCAGCCTAACTCAGCTAGAACTCGCCGCACTCCTCCGTTCCCTCGGCCTCAAACCCGGTTGCGGCGATCAACTCCACGTTTTACTCGCTAAAATTGATCATAACGGCAATGGATCTATTGAATTTGACGAACTTGTAGATGCAATTATGCCTGATATGAATGAAGATATATTAATCAATCAGGATCAGCTAATGGAGCTTTTCCAATCGTTCGATCGCGACGGTAATGGCTACATTACCGCCGCCGAACTCGCCGGACAAATGTCAAAAATGGGTCATCCGTTAACGTACAGAGAATTGTCAAATTTAATGCAAGAAGCTGATACCAATGGAGATGGTGTTATAAGTTTTAATGAATTTGCTAATATTCTTGGGAAATCTGCTACCGATTTTCTCGGATTAAATACTGTCTCCGAATCCGTTGCTTGA
- the LOC125854297 gene encoding proline-rich receptor-like protein kinase PERK9, translating into MNWPTRVKIAVGAARGIAYLHEDCYPRIIHRDIKSSNILLDDNFEAHVADFGLAKLAQDAESHITTRVVGTFGYMAPEYASTGKLTEKSDVYSFGVVLLELITGRKSVDTSQPSGQENLVEWARPLLSRALQKEEFDLLADPCLEKNYVGTEMFRMIEAAASCVRHSSAKRPAMGQIMRAFDGMAIQDLSNGMKVGESAIHSAALQSAEISWFRKMAFGKQDFSSDFFSESNQNSRESNEHP; encoded by the exons ATGAATTGGCCAACACGTGTTAAAATTGCTGTTGGCGCAGCTCGTGGAATAGCTTATCTGCATGAAGATT GTTATCCTCGTATTATTCACAGGGACATTAAGTCATCAAACATTCTTTTAGATGATAACTTTGAGGCCCAT GTTGCTGATTTTGGACTAGCTAAATTAGCTCAGGATGCAGAAAGTCATATCACAACACGTGTCGTGGGAACATTTGG ATACATGGCTCCTGAATATGCATCAACTGGCAAGCTGACTGAAAAATCTGATGTATATTCCTTTGGCGTGGTGCTTCTGGAGCTAATTACTGGAAGGAAGTCAGTGGATACATCTCAGCCTTCAGGGCAAGAGAATCTAGTTGAGTGG GCACGACCTTTGCTTAGTCGAGCACTTCAAAAGGAGGAATTTGATCTGTTGGCAGATCCGTGCCTTGAAAAGAACTACGTTGGCACGGAGATGTTCCGAATGATTGAGGCTGCTGCATCTTGCGTGCGTCACTCATCTGCAAAGAGACCAGCAATGGGACAG ATCATGAGAGCTTTCGATGGTATGGCTATACAAGATCTGTCAAACGGGATGAAAGTTGGTGAAAGTGCAATACATAGCGCTGCACTACAATCTGCAGAAATAAGTTGGTTTAGGAAAATGGCATTCGGTAAGCAAGATTTTAGTTCGGATTTTTTCAGCGAAAGTAATCAGAATAGTAGAGAGTCAAATGAACATCCTTAG
- the LOC125856280 gene encoding proline-rich receptor-like protein kinase PERK9 — protein sequence MDSSPSHEESAPPTDVAPPTFSPPPTPSSPSDSSPPPPSSSPPPSSPPPVSSSPPPSSPPPESTSPPPSSPPPSSPPPQSSSPPPASPPPEPTPSSPVSSPPPTSSPPPALSPPPHVQNPEPPPAPQSHGNSSPPQSPEPKKGSSSSSPPSPPSSNSPGDGGGGGNSPPSPISTSSDNSPPSPASGPPKDSPPSPAALSPSNSPSSDSPSNSSTPTSVIQWSPPPPSSNGQQSSLNPPSSQVPSNHSSGNHSTGSPKPAGGNSNGTAETVSIGVVIVLFLVGIIGAVAWCIRKRKKKNSVHCSGYVKPISACSSPKSESALLKVNESTPERNGTSSNFLNSPADPGGFNSAKTWFTYQELVEATNDFSANNELGKGGFGSVYKGYLADGRYVAVKQLNIGGSQGEREFRAEVEIISRIHHRHLVSLVGYCISENKRLLVYDYVSNNTLYFHLHASC from the exons ATGGATTCTTCACCATCTCATGAAGAATCTGCTCCTCCAACTGATGTGGCACCTCCAACGTTTAGTCCTCCGCCCACACCTTCTAGTCCATCTGATAGCTCACCACCACCTCCATCTTCTAGTCCACCTCCTAGTTCACCGCCACCTGTATCTTCTAGTCCACCTCCTAGTTCACCTCCACCTGAATCAACTAGTCCGCCACCTAGTTCACCACCACCTAGTTCACCACCACCTCAATCTTCTAGTCCACCACCAGCCTCACCTCCACCTGAACCAACTCCTTCTTCTCCTGTCAGTTCACCTCCACCAACTTCATCACCTCCCCCTGCATTGTCACCTCCACCACACGTACAGAATCCAGAACCTCCTCCAGCACCACAATCACATGGAAATTCATCCCCACCACAATCTCCTGAACCTAAAAAAGGTTCATCATCATCTTCACCACCTTCACCACCTTCATCCAACTCACCTGGggatggaggtggaggtggaaATTCACCACCATCCCCAATATCTACGTCATCAGATAATTCGCCTCCTTCACCAGCCTCAGGCCCTCCTAAAGATTCGCCACCTTCACCAGCTGCATTATCTCCAAGTAACTCACCATCTTCTGATTCACCCTCAAACTCATCAACACCAACATCTGTAATACAATGGTCACCACCACCTCCATCCTCTAATGGTCAACAATCTTCTCTTAATCCTCCTTCATCACAAGTTCCTAGTAACCATAGTTCTGGAAACCATTCAACAGGAAGTCCAAAGCCTGCTGGTGGCAACAGCAATGGTACTGCAGAGACAGTTTCCATTGGCGTTgtaattgttctttttttggttGGTATCATCGGAGCAGTTGCATGGTGCATACGGAAGCGAAAGAAGAAGAATTCTGTCCATTGTAGTGGTTATGTCAAGCCAATCTCTGCGTGTTCCTCTCCAAAATCAG AGTCTGCTTTATTGAAGGTCAATGAATCAACACCTGAGAGAAATGGAACGAGCTCTAATTTCCTCAATTCTCCAGCAGACCCTGGCGGATTCAACAGTGCAAAGACATGGTTTACTTATCAAGAACTTGTTGAGGCCACTAATGATTTTTCAGCGAATAATGAATTAGGGAAGGGTGGATTTGGTTCTGTATACAAAGGCTATCTAGCAGATGGAAGATATGTCGCGGTAAAACAGCTAAATATTGGTGGGAGCCAGGGCGAACGGGAATTTAGAGCTGAAGTTGAAATAATTAGCCGGATACACCATCGTCATTTGGTTTCACTTGTAGGTTATTGCATTTCAGAGAACAAAAGGCTCCTCGTTTATGACTATGTATCCAATAATACCCTTTACTTCCATCTTCATG CGAGCTGTTGA